From the genome of Agromyces badenianii:
GGTGCTCGAGAACGTCGCCTTCGGGCTCAAGCGTCGCCGCATCGACGACGCGACCGGCCGAGCCCACGAGGCGCTCCGGCTCGTCGAGCTCGACCATCTCGCCCAGCGTCGGCCCGCGCAATTGTCGGGCGGGCAGCAGCAACGCGTCGCGCTGGCACGCGCGATCGTCAACAGGCCGGCGCTCCTCCTGCTCGACGAACCCCTCGGCGCGCTCGACCTGAAACTGCGTCGGCAGATGCAGCTCGAGCTGAAGACGATCCAAGAAGAGGTGGGGCTCACCTTCCTGCACGTCACCCACGACCAGGAGGAGGCCATGACGATGGCCGACACCGTCGCGGTCATGAACAAGGGATCGATCGAGCAGATGGGAGCTCCCGCGGAGCTCTACGAACTGCCGCGCACGGTGTTCGTCGCGAACTTCCTCGGCCAGTCGAACCTCTTCACCGGCGAGGTCGTCGGGTCGACGGATGCCGCGATCACGGTCGACATCGGCGGTGCCCGTCTGGTCGTGCCCACGTCGCGAGCGCAGCGTCATCACGGGCAGGTGACCGTCGGGGTCCGCCCCGAGAAGGTCGCACTGCACCAGGACGCACCCGCCGAGGCATCCGATCGCAATATCATCGGGCCCGGCCGGGTCATCGACGTGTCGTTCTCGGGCGTCAGCACGCAGTACATCGTGGCGATCCCGGGCGCCGGCACGGTCACCGTGTTCGCACAGAACACGGGCTCCGGACCGGTGGTCGCCGAGGGCGGCGAGGTCTGGGTCTCGTGGCCCGTCGAGCACGGCTTCGGTCTCGACGACGTGCCCGCGCCCGCCGCTCGCTTCGCCTCAGACGACGACACGAACTCGATCGCCGTGCAGCGCCGCGAGGCGCTCGTCGCGGAGCTCGAGGAGGGCTGACCATGGCCTTCGCCGCCTTCCAGACCGCGGAAGCCGTGCCCCAGGCGCCGAGGAGACGCAGCCGGATCGCCCTCCTCCTGCTGTTGCCCGGCATCCTCTACCTGGTGCTGTTCTTCATCACGCCCCTCGTCTCCCTGCTGCTCACCTCGTTGCAGGCGCCGCGCGAGTTCGGCGACATCGGCCAGTACGACTACGCGTTCAACTGGCAGAACTACGTGGCGGTGGTCGAGGCGTACCTGCCGCACATCCTGCGCTCGTTCGGGTACGCACTCGCGGCCACGGTGCTCGCCCTGCTGTTCAGCTACCCACTCGCGTATTTCATCGGGGTGAAGGCGAGACGATGGCCGCTCCTGCAGGGGCTCATGCTCGTGCTCGTGATCGCGCCGTTCTTCATCAGCTTCCTGCTGCGCACCCTCGCGTGGAAGCAGATCCTCTCCGACGAGTCGTTCATCATCACCTCGCTGAAGGCGCTCTCGCTGATGGCGCCCGACGCGCACTTCACGGGCACCCCGTTCGCGGTGATCTTCGGCCTCACCTACAACTTCATCCCGTTCATGACGCTGCCGCTCTACACGACGCTCGAACGCCTCGACCTGCGCTACCTCGAGGCCGGCAGCGACCTGTACGCCAACCCATTCACGGTGTTCCGCAAGGTCACGGTTCCGTTGTCGATGCCGGGCATCGTGGCCGGCACCCTGCTCACCTTCATCCCGGCGGCCGGTGACTACGTCAACGCGAGCCGGGACTTCCTCGGCGGACCCGACACCCAGATGATGGGCAACGTGATCGAGGCGAACTTCCTCGTGCTGCTGAACTACCCGGCGGCAGCGGCGCTCTCGATCATCCTCATGGCCGCGATCCTCGTGCTCGTGGGCGTCTACGTCAAAAGAGCCGGAACGGAGGACCTGCTGTGAGCGGAGAAGTCCAGGCGGCTGCCGTGCTCGGCGGCTTCAGCGAGAGCCAGGAGCAGCAACCGGGCCGCCCCGGCGGACGTGCGCGCCCCCGCCGCATCGGGCTCGGCGACTGGTTGCTGCCCGCCTACACGATCATCGCGTTCGTGTTCCTCCTGATTCCGATCGCCTACACCTTCGTGTTCTCGTTCAACGACTCGATCAAGTCGAACATCGCCTGGCGCGGATTCACCCTCGACAAGTGGCTGAACGTCTGCAGCGTCGAAGGCGGGGCGGTGTGCGAGGCCTTCGGCAACAGCATCGTCATCGGCGTCGCCGCCACGGTCATCGCGACGACCCTGGGCACGATGATCGCGATCGCGCTCGTGCGATACCGGTTCCGTGCGCGCGGGGCGATCAGCCTGTTGCTCTTCCTGCCGATGGCGACCCCCGAGGTCGTGCTCGGCGCCGGGCTCGCGGCGCAGTTCCTCGCGGTCGGCGTCGCGAAGGACATGACGACCATCGTTCTGGCGCACACGATGTTCTGCATCAGCTTCGTGGTGGTCACGGTCAAGGCACGCGTCGCGAGCCTCGATCCTGCACTCGAAGAGGCGGGGCGCGATCTCTACGGTTCGCCGTCGCAGGTGTTCTGGCGCGTGACGTTCCCGTTGCTGCTGCCCGGCATCGTCGCGGCGGCACTGCTGTCGTTCGCGCTGAGCTTCGACGACTTCATCATCACGAACTTCAACTCGGGCTCCGTGTCGACCTTCCCGAAGTACGTGTACATCTCCGCGTCGCGGGGCATCCCGGCCGAGGCGAACGTCATCGCCTCCGCGGTGTTCCTCTTCGCCCTCGTGCTCGTGATCGTCGCGCAGGTCTCTCGCGCGGCGCGTGCGAAACGGCTCGCGGGCCTCGGCTGACCCGAGTTCGAAACAGGAACGGAGGACTGTGGTCGTCGTGCGCAGCCTGTTCTCGGGAGGCCGACGGCGAGTCATCCTGTTCCGGGGTCGATCGCGCCAGTCGTGCAGACGGCTCGAGCCGATCAGATCGTGGCGCGAACCGAACCGACCCGGCGGTCGCCGCCCATGACCCAGAGGTCGAGTTCGGTCTGCACGGCGTCGATGGCCTGGTCGTCGATCGCGCCGGCCTGCGCGAGGAGGCGCAACGCGATGATCGTCGACGCCCGCGACGAGCCGTCGAGCACCTTGAGGGCCACCGTCGTGCCGTCGGGCGCCGTCATGACCATGACGCCCTCAGCGCCGACCTTCGCGAAGACCCCGAGTCGCTCGACGGCGATCGTGTCGGGCTGACCCGGACCGCCGACGGCCCAGGCGTGCTCTCGAACCGCCTGGGTGAGCGCCGCCGCCTCGCGGTACAGGGCGAACGGCGAGCCGGCAGCGGCGGTCGTGATCTTCTGGATGCCGCGTGCGAGTCCGCCGAGGCTGATGGCGTGCACGGGCGCGCCGCATCCGTCGATCGCCGTGGCGGCCGGTCGCTCGCCGGTGAACCGCTCGATGACGTCGAGCACGCGCTTCTGCAGCGGATGCTCGGGGTCGAGGTAGCCCTCGAGCGGCCACTCGTTGGCGACGCAGGCGAGCAGCATCGCGGAGTGCTTGCCCGAGCAGTTCATGTAGACGCGCTCGCGCCGGCCACCGGAACGGATGAGCTGTTCACGCGCGACCTGATCGCCGGGCGACGCCGCAGGGCAGCCGAGGGCCGACTCCGGCAGCGACTCTCGTTCGAGCAGGCGCCGAACGAGTGCGACGTGCGCCGCGGTGCCCGAGTGGCTCGCCGTGGCGATCGCCGCGTCTTCGCCGCGGAGGCTGACCCCCGAGGTCATGACCGCGACCGCCTGGAACGGTTTCAGGCACGAGCGCGGGAAGATCGGCGTCGTCGTGTCGCCGAGGGCGCGCAGCACCTCGCCTTCGGGGGAGAGCACGACGGCGGAACCCGCGTGACGGGATTCGATGAAACCACTACGCTCGACCACGGCGAGTTCGACGGAATCAGTGACTGAGAATGTGCCGGCCACCTGCGCTATCCGAGGGTGGCGAGGGCGTCGTCGAGCACGCGGAGACCGTCTTCGATGAGCGCATCGCTCACCGCGAGACTCGGCAGGAAGCGCAGTACGTTGCCGTAGGTGCCGGCATTGAGGAAGAGCACCCCGTGCTGGGCCGCGTACGCGATGATCGCGGTGACCGCCTCGGCGTTGGGAGCCTTCGTCGTCTCGGCGGTGCCGGGCTGCACGAACTCGAGGGCGATCATCGCGCCCTTGCCGCGGATCTCGCCGATGATGTCGTAGCGCCGGGCCAGCTTCTCGAGGCCGGCGCGGAAGGTGGCTTCGATGCGCTGCCCCTCGGCGAGCAGGCCGTTCTCGTCGATCGACTCGAACACGGCGATCGCGGCAGCGCACGCGACCGGGTTGCCGCCGAACGTGCCGCCGAGGCCGCCCGGCTGCGATGCGTCCATGATCTCGGCACGGCCGGTGACGGCGGCGAGCGGCAGACCGCCCGCGATGCCCTTCGCCGAGAGCACCAGGTCGGGCTCCCAGCCGAAGTGCTCGCTCGCGTAGTAGCGGCCGGTGCGAGCCATGCCCGACTGGATCTCGTCGGCGATCATGACGACGCCGTTCTCGGTGCACCACGCCTGCAGCGCAGGGAGGAAGCCGTCGGCGGGAACCACGAAGCCGCCCTCGCCCTGGATCGGCTCGACGACGAGGCACGCGAGGTCGCTCGCCCCGACGACCTTCTCGAGGTATGCGACCGTGCGGGCCGCGGCATCGGCGCCCGACAGGCCGTCGCGGTAGGGGTACGAGTTCGGCGCGTGGTAGACGTCGCCGGCGAGCGGGCCGAAGCCCGTGGCGTACGGCATCGCCTTGTAGTTCATCGCCATCGTGAGGTTCGTGCGGCCGTGATACGCGTGGTCGAGCACGGCGACGGCACGACGGCCGGTGAACTTGCGGGCGATCTTCACGCCGTTCTCGACCGCCTCTGCGCCCGAGTTGACGAGCACGCTCTTCTTCTCCCAGTTGCCGGGCGTGTGCTCGGCGAGGAGCTCGGCGACTCGCACGTACTCCTCGTAGGGGGTGATCGTGAAGAGGGTGTGGATCACGTCGTGCAACTGATCGGCGGCGGCCGCGACGACCCGCTGCTCGGTGTGACCGACCGTGGTCACGCCGATGCCGGCACCGAAGTCGACGAACCGGTTGCCGTCGACGTCGACGAGGATCGCGCCGTTGGCGCGCTCGATGTAGACGGGCAGGGCCGAGGAGACGCCGGCCGAGACGACCTTCGACCTTCGGGCCTGCAGCTCCAGCGACTTCGGACCGGGAACTGCGGTCACGACGTTGCGCTCCTGCGGCACGGTGTACACCGGGGCGGCGGCTGTCTGGACGTCGATGGGGGTATCAGTCATGGTTCCTCCACCTTATCCCCGGGTCGGTGCAGAATCGGATGACGCGAGAACCGCACGATCGGAGGAAGAATGCTCGGCGAGCACCACTACGAGATCGAGGTCGAGTGGCAGGGCGACCGCGGCACGGGCACCTCCGGGTACCGTGCCTACGGCCGGCAGCACGCCGTTCGCGCGCCGGGCAAGCTGCACGAGATCGACGGGTCGAGCGACCGCACCTTCCACGGCGATCGCGAGCGGTGGAACCCCGAGGAGCTGCTCCTCGCGGCCCTCAGCGAATGCCACATGCTCGCGTACCTGCACGTCGCGACCAACCACGGCGTGATCGTGCGCGCGTACACCGACCGCGCCGTCGGGGTCATGCTGGAGGACGGCCGTGGCGGCGGTGCATTCACCGAGGCGGTGCTGCGACCGCAGGTCGAGGTGGCGGATGCCTCGATGCTCGAGCTCGCCCGGTCACTGCATGCCGAGGCATCCGAGAAGTGCTTCATCGCCGCTTCCGTCGCCTTCCCGGTGCGGCACGAACCGGTCACGACCGTCGCGGCGTCCGCGGGTTGAGCTCGTCGGCACGCTGAACGCGCCGAACCCCTTCAGCGGCGAACTCAGCCGGCCGGGGCCGCGATCGGCGGAACGGCCGGCAGCGTCGCCTGAGGGATCAGGCACGCATGCCCGCCGACGAGTCGGCTGCACGGCGGCAGGAAGCCCGGATACCGCTCGGCCTCGGGGTCGCCGAACCAGCGGTGCCAGAGCCGCCAGAAGTTCAGGTTGCCGAACGCCGAGCAGCCGTCGCCCGTCTCGGGGTCGGCGACGGCGGCGGGGTTCGGCTGGTAGGGCGTGTAGTTGTAGAGGTTCGCCGTCGCCTGGTTGGCGATGGCGACGGGCGCCGCACCGCACGCGGCATCCGGGTGGAACTGCACGTCGACGGCTCCGACCCGGTAGGCGCGCTCGGGCTCCTGGGTGTACTGACGGAACTGCCAGGCCGCGTTGTACACCTGGTTGAAGAATCCGAAGTACTTCGTGTCGCAGTCGGCCGTGTCGGGGCATCCGTAGCCGGTCGCACGGAGGTATCCCGACTCGCTCGGCCGGGTGAGCAGCGACTGCTCCTTCTGCAGCAGCACGAGCAGGGTCTTCGGGCTCACCCCGCACGCGGCGGCGACCTTGGAGACGATGCGGCTCGCGCGCTCCCGGATGCCGCCGCGATACTCGACGCAGTGCCCGGGTGCCGCGGCCGCTTGCGTCGTGGTGGTCTGCTTGTAGTCGGCGAGACAGGGAACGCTGTCTTTCGGCCGGCAGTCGAGCCCCTCGAGGAAGGCCTGGATCTCGCCCTCGCTCATCGCACCGCTGTCGTAGAACGAGTCGTCGCTCACGATGAGTCCGGGATCGAACTGCGTCGCAGGCGGGATGGGGAGCTCGGTGACGGCGGCGGCTTCGGAGACGGCGTCGGCTGCTCGAGGCACGTCGCTCGGGCCGGCGCACGCGGCGAAGGTGAGCACGACGAGCGCAGCCGCGGTGACGCGGGCGATGACCTCGGCGGTGCTCATCGGACCGAGGATACCGGGGAGAAGCGCGGCGCGGCTGGGAATCCGATCAGATCCGCTCTCGCGGCACCACGCGGTCGGCGAGCTTGGCGAGTGCGCCCTGCGGCGGCGTCTCGTTGTAGACGCCGGCGAGTTCTTGCCCGCTGAGCGCATGGATCGCCGCCATGATCTCGTCGGTCGCGGCCCGGCGTGCGCGCCCGGACGTCGCGTGTCCGTGCCGGCTGAGGTCGAGGGGCTCGCCGAAGCGCACGGTGACGGGCCGCACTCGCGGCAGCTTCGCACCGACGGGCTGGATCTGCTCGGTGCCGATGAGCCCGACGGGCACGACCGTCGCGCCGGTGGTCAGTGCCAGCCACGCGACCCCGGTGCGCCCGCGATAGAGGCGCCCGTCGAGCGAGCGCGTGCCCTCGGGGTAGAGCGCGAAGGCGTTGCCCGCGTCGAGGATGCGCCGGCCCGCGTCGAGGGCCTCCTGCGCCTGGGTTCCGGCGCCGCGTTCGACCGCGACGGCGCCGATCGCACCGAAGAAGGTGCGCGACACCCATCCCGAGAAACCGGTGCCCGTGAAGTAGCTCGACTTGGCGAGGAACTGCACGGGGCGCGGCGAGGCGAGCGGGATCACGATGCTGTCGACGAAGGAGAGATGGTTGGAGGCGAGGATGACCGGGCCGCGCATGGGCACGTGCTCGGCGCCGGTGATCTTCGGGCGATAGATGAGGCGCACGAGCGGGCGGAGGATGCCGCGAACGATGCGGTAGAGCGGGCCCTGCCGGACCGGTGCGGGCACGGCGTCGGCCTGGATCTCTGTCACCGTTCGACCCTATGTGCGCCGGCATGCGCTGAGCGGCATATCGGCTTCCCGCGCGAGTCGCCCGTGAATCGCGTGGGTGCGAGAGGATGGGGGCATGGATGTCGCGGGCGAGGGTGAGCTCATCGAGCTCGAGGCATCCGGTGTGCGCGTCATCGTGGTGATGCGCGGCCGCCGAGGGCCGGGCGCCGATGCCGTGCTGCGCGGACTCCTCGCCGATGCCACGGCGGTGCCCGCCGAAGACGTCGAACTCGTGCACGCCTGCCCCGAGTGCGGGGCGCGCCACGGGCGACCGTCGGTGGTGTACCCGCTGACGCCGTCGGGCGCCGTCTGGTATGCCGACATCGCCGTGGCCGGTGATGCGATCGTCGGTGCGGCGGGCACGCGGCACCCGATCGGTGTCGGCATCGAGACGGCCGCGCTCGACGCCGGAGCGGTCATCGACGAGGCCGCCTTCCACGCCAGCGAACGCGCCGCCCTCGACCGATTCGATCCGGCGAGCCGGGCGATCGCCCGAGCGACGCTGTGGGCGCGCAAGACCGCATTGCTGCGGGCCGTCGGGCACACCGAGTTCATCGAGCCCTCGCGCCTGGCGCTGACGCTGCCGAGCGATGACGGCGGGGTCGGGCGCATCGAGCGCAGCGTGCCCGAATTCGGATCGGGCTGGCGCGACATCCGGTTCCACGACATCGAGGTGCCGGGCAGCAGGGCCGCATCCGTGGCCGTGCTCGGCTGAACGCACGTTCTGGGCGTCGAGACAGGCGGCCGTGAGCCCCCATACAGTGGAGACGTGCGCTCCGTCATCATCCTCGGCTCATCCGGCTCGATCGGCACCCAGGCCCTCGACGTCATCAGGGCGAACCCACGACGCTTCGACGTCGTCGGGCTCGCGGTCGGCTCCAATCGTGCGCTCCTCGAGGCCCAGGCCGCCGAGTTCGGCGTCGAGCACACCGCGGTCGGCATCGAAGAGGCGGCGCAGCTCGTGCGCGACGTCGACGCCGACGTCGTGCTGAACGGCATCACGGGCTCGGTCGGCCTCGGGCCGACGCTCGCCGCACTCGAACGCGGCACGACCCTCGCGCTCGCGAACAAGGAGTCGCTCATCGTCGGCGGCGACCTCGTGACCCGTCTCGCGAAGCCCGGCCAGATCGTGCCGGTCGACTCCGAGCACTCGGCGATCGCGCAGGCGCTGCGGTCCGGCACCGACGACGAGGTGCGCCGTCTCGTCTTGACCGCGTCGGGCGGCCCGTTCCGGGGCCGCCGGCGCGACGAGCTCACGGCCGTGACCCCCGCGGAGGCGCTCGCGCATCCGACGTGGGACATGGGCCTCGTCGTGACGACGAACTCGGCGACGCTCGTGAACAAGGGACTCGAGGTGATCGAGGCGCACCTGCTCTTCGACGTCGACTACGACCGCATCGACGTGGTCGTGCACCCGCAGTCGATCGTGCACTCGATGGTCGAGTTCGTCGACGGCTCGACGATCGCCCAGGCATCCCCGCCCGACATGCGCCTGCCGATCTCGCTCGGCCTCGACTGGCCGAACCGGGTGGCGGCGGTCGGGGCGCCGATCGATTGGACGCGCGCGCAGGAGTGGACGTTCGAACCGCTCGACGGCGAGGCGTTCCCCGCGGTCGCGCTCGCCAAGCAGGTCGGCCGGGCCGGCGGCGAGTACCCGGCGGTCTTCAACGCCGCCAATGAAGAGGCGGTGACGGCGTTCCACGCCGGGCGCATCGGGTTCCTCGACATCGTCGACACGGTGCGCGACGTCGTCGAGCACCACGAGGCATCCGACGCGCGCCTCACCGTCGAGTCGCTCGCCGAGGCCGAGCGCGCCGCCCGGCGCGCCGCGGAGGCGCGCATCGCCGGCATCGCCCGCGCCTGACGGGTTTCGCCCGCTCGCACGGGTGCGCGCCCGGGAGTGCGCGCTCACAGCCGACCGCCAGCGCACTCGGAGCCTCGCGCACTACGCTTGCAGCCGTGGATTCCGTGCTCGCCTTCCTTCTCGGCGTCGTCATCATCGTGATCGGCCTCGCCGTGTCGATCGGGCTGCACGAGATCGGCCACCTCGTGCCCGCGAAGCTCTTCGGCGTCAAGGTCACGCAGTACATGATCGGCTTCGGCCCGACCATCTGGTCGCGCAGGAAGGGCGAGACCGAATACGGCCTGAAGGCGATTCCGCTCGGCGGCTACATCTCGATGATCGGCATGTTCCCACCGGCCAAGGGCGAGCGGGTGCACGCCGACAGCACGGGGTTCTTCCGCGGTCTCGTGCAGGATGCCCGCGATTCGAGCACCGAATCGATCACGCCGGGCGACGAGCACCGCGCGTTCTACCTGCTGCCGGTGTGGAAGCGCATCATCGTCATGTTCGGCGGTCCGTTCATGAACCTCCTCTTGGCGGTCGTGCTCTTCGGGGTGCTGCTCATGGGCTTCGGCGTCTCGCAGGCATCGACCACCGTCGGCTCGGTGTCGGCGTGCGCGCTGCCGGCCACGAGCGAGCGCCAGACGTGCGAGCCGGGCGACCCCGCCGCACCGGGAGCTGCCGCCGGCATCGAACCGGGCGACCGCATCGTCTCGGTCGCCGGTGAGCCCATCGAGTCGTGGAACGAGTCGACCGCGATCATCCGCGACCACCCCGCGAAGCCGGTCGCCTTCGTCGTCGAACGCGACGGCGAGACGATCGAGCTCGAGGTCACCCCGATGCTGAGCGAGCGCTTCGTGATCGACGAGAAGGGCCAGGTGGTGACGGATGCCTCCGGCGAACCGCTGGCCGAATCGGCGGGGTTCGTCGGCATCAGCGCCGCAGCCGAGACCGTGCAGCAGCCGGTCACCGCCGTGCTGCCCGCCGTCGGCGAGAACGTCGCCGGCGTCGCCGGAATCATCCTGAACCTGCCGCAGCGCATCATCGATGTGGCGAACGCCGCGTTCGGACCCGAGGAGCGCGACCCGAACGGCCCGATGTCGGTCGTCGGCGTCGGCCGACTCGCCGGGGAGATCGCGACCATCGACGAGATCCCGATCGCCTCGAAGGCCGCGACCATGGTCGGGATCCTCGGCTCGCTGAACATCGCGCTCTTCGTCTTCAACCTGATCCCGTTGCTGCCGCTCGACGGCGGGCACATCGCGGGGGCGCTCTGGGAGGGCATCCGGCGCGGGTTCGCCAAGCTGTTCCGGCGACCCGATCCGGGCCCGGTCGACCTCGCGAAGCTCATGCCGGTGACCCTCGCGGTCGTCGTCGTGTTCGGTGCGATGAGCGCACTCCTGATCTACGCGGACATCGTCAAGCCGGTGCAGCTGTTCTGAGCGCCCAGCCGACCGCCGCCGTCGCGGAACCCGCCGACTCGTACTCCCCTCGGAGTAGCGAGTGAGTCTTCGCAGGGCCGATCCCGGCCGGCGACACCGTGGATACGATCGGGGAATGCCCGTGCCGCCGTGGGACGGTCGCCCCGAACGATTCCGGCCGTCGCCGGGTTTCGTACTGTTCGCGCCCGTCGTCATCAGCCTGCTCGTGCAGGTGCCCGCGGCGATCGGCATCGCCGGATGGACCGGCGCGCCCTGGTCGGTCGCCATCGCCCAGGTGGCCCTCGCCGCCGCCGGGCCCGTCGCGCTCCTCGGCGCGAGGCGGTATCCGGGTCCGACCGTCGCGGTGGTCGCCGCGGCCGCGCTCGCCGATGTCGCGCTCGCCCCCGATCTCGGCCCGCCCTACGTCGCCGTCGGGTTCGCGATCGTGCTCGCCGTCGCGCGAGGCGCCGTGATCTGGGCGGTCTCCTCCGTCGTCGTCGCCTGGATCGCGGCGATCGTGCTGGGCCCGCTGCT
Proteins encoded in this window:
- a CDS encoding ABC transporter ATP-binding protein translates to MSVAVREFAERGADLQLVGIQKRFPGFTAIEELDLTIPAGSFFALLGPSGCGKTTTLRLVAGLEEPTNGRILIGGRDVTDTKAHERPVNTVFQSYALFPHMSVLENVAFGLKRRRIDDATGRAHEALRLVELDHLAQRRPAQLSGGQQQRVALARAIVNRPALLLLDEPLGALDLKLRRQMQLELKTIQEEVGLTFLHVTHDQEEAMTMADTVAVMNKGSIEQMGAPAELYELPRTVFVANFLGQSNLFTGEVVGSTDAAITVDIGGARLVVPTSRAQRHHGQVTVGVRPEKVALHQDAPAEASDRNIIGPGRVIDVSFSGVSTQYIVAIPGAGTVTVFAQNTGSGPVVAEGGEVWVSWPVEHGFGLDDVPAPAARFASDDDTNSIAVQRREALVAELEEG
- a CDS encoding ABC transporter permease: MAFAAFQTAEAVPQAPRRRSRIALLLLLPGILYLVLFFITPLVSLLLTSLQAPREFGDIGQYDYAFNWQNYVAVVEAYLPHILRSFGYALAATVLALLFSYPLAYFIGVKARRWPLLQGLMLVLVIAPFFISFLLRTLAWKQILSDESFIITSLKALSLMAPDAHFTGTPFAVIFGLTYNFIPFMTLPLYTTLERLDLRYLEAGSDLYANPFTVFRKVTVPLSMPGIVAGTLLTFIPAAGDYVNASRDFLGGPDTQMMGNVIEANFLVLLNYPAAAALSIILMAAILVLVGVYVKRAGTEDLL
- a CDS encoding ABC transporter permease; this encodes MGLGDWLLPAYTIIAFVFLLIPIAYTFVFSFNDSIKSNIAWRGFTLDKWLNVCSVEGGAVCEAFGNSIVIGVAATVIATTLGTMIAIALVRYRFRARGAISLLLFLPMATPEVVLGAGLAAQFLAVGVAKDMTTIVLAHTMFCISFVVVTVKARVASLDPALEEAGRDLYGSPSQVFWRVTFPLLLPGIVAAALLSFALSFDDFIITNFNSGSVSTFPKYVYISASRGIPAEANVIASAVFLFALVLVIVAQVSRAARAKRLAGLG
- a CDS encoding asparaginase, whose protein sequence is MAGTFSVTDSVELAVVERSGFIESRHAGSAVVLSPEGEVLRALGDTTTPIFPRSCLKPFQAVAVMTSGVSLRGEDAAIATASHSGTAAHVALVRRLLERESLPESALGCPAASPGDQVAREQLIRSGGRRERVYMNCSGKHSAMLLACVANEWPLEGYLDPEHPLQKRVLDVIERFTGERPAATAIDGCGAPVHAISLGGLARGIQKITTAAAGSPFALYREAAALTQAVREHAWAVGGPGQPDTIAVERLGVFAKVGAEGVMVMTAPDGTTVALKVLDGSSRASTIIALRLLAQAGAIDDQAIDAVQTELDLWVMGGDRRVGSVRATI
- the gabT gene encoding 4-aminobutyrate--2-oxoglutarate transaminase, with product MTDTPIDVQTAAAPVYTVPQERNVVTAVPGPKSLELQARRSKVVSAGVSSALPVYIERANGAILVDVDGNRFVDFGAGIGVTTVGHTEQRVVAAAADQLHDVIHTLFTITPYEEYVRVAELLAEHTPGNWEKKSVLVNSGAEAVENGVKIARKFTGRRAVAVLDHAYHGRTNLTMAMNYKAMPYATGFGPLAGDVYHAPNSYPYRDGLSGADAAARTVAYLEKVVGASDLACLVVEPIQGEGGFVVPADGFLPALQAWCTENGVVMIADEIQSGMARTGRYYASEHFGWEPDLVLSAKGIAGGLPLAAVTGRAEIMDASQPGGLGGTFGGNPVACAAAIAVFESIDENGLLAEGQRIEATFRAGLEKLARRYDIIGEIRGKGAMIALEFVQPGTAETTKAPNAEAVTAIIAYAAQHGVLFLNAGTYGNVLRFLPSLAVSDALIEDGLRVLDDALATLG
- a CDS encoding OsmC family protein, which translates into the protein MLGEHHYEIEVEWQGDRGTGTSGYRAYGRQHAVRAPGKLHEIDGSSDRTFHGDRERWNPEELLLAALSECHMLAYLHVATNHGVIVRAYTDRAVGVMLEDGRGGGAFTEAVLRPQVEVADASMLELARSLHAEASEKCFIAASVAFPVRHEPVTTVAASAG
- a CDS encoding lysophospholipid acyltransferase family protein — translated: MTEIQADAVPAPVRQGPLYRIVRGILRPLVRLIYRPKITGAEHVPMRGPVILASNHLSFVDSIVIPLASPRPVQFLAKSSYFTGTGFSGWVSRTFFGAIGAVAVERGAGTQAQEALDAGRRILDAGNAFALYPEGTRSLDGRLYRGRTGVAWLALTTGATVVPVGLIGTEQIQPVGAKLPRVRPVTVRFGEPLDLSRHGHATSGRARRAATDEIMAAIHALSGQELAGVYNETPPQGALAKLADRVVPRERI
- a CDS encoding 4'-phosphopantetheinyl transferase family protein, producing the protein MDVAGEGELIELEASGVRVIVVMRGRRGPGADAVLRGLLADATAVPAEDVELVHACPECGARHGRPSVVYPLTPSGAVWYADIAVAGDAIVGAAGTRHPIGVGIETAALDAGAVIDEAAFHASERAALDRFDPASRAIARATLWARKTALLRAVGHTEFIEPSRLALTLPSDDGGVGRIERSVPEFGSGWRDIRFHDIEVPGSRAASVAVLG
- the dxr gene encoding 1-deoxy-D-xylulose-5-phosphate reductoisomerase, producing the protein MRSVIILGSSGSIGTQALDVIRANPRRFDVVGLAVGSNRALLEAQAAEFGVEHTAVGIEEAAQLVRDVDADVVLNGITGSVGLGPTLAALERGTTLALANKESLIVGGDLVTRLAKPGQIVPVDSEHSAIAQALRSGTDDEVRRLVLTASGGPFRGRRRDELTAVTPAEALAHPTWDMGLVVTTNSATLVNKGLEVIEAHLLFDVDYDRIDVVVHPQSIVHSMVEFVDGSTIAQASPPDMRLPISLGLDWPNRVAAVGAPIDWTRAQEWTFEPLDGEAFPAVALAKQVGRAGGEYPAVFNAANEEAVTAFHAGRIGFLDIVDTVRDVVEHHEASDARLTVESLAEAERAARRAAEARIAGIARA
- a CDS encoding M50 family metallopeptidase, which gives rise to MDSVLAFLLGVVIIVIGLAVSIGLHEIGHLVPAKLFGVKVTQYMIGFGPTIWSRRKGETEYGLKAIPLGGYISMIGMFPPAKGERVHADSTGFFRGLVQDARDSSTESITPGDEHRAFYLLPVWKRIIVMFGGPFMNLLLAVVLFGVLLMGFGVSQASTTVGSVSACALPATSERQTCEPGDPAAPGAAAGIEPGDRIVSVAGEPIESWNESTAIIRDHPAKPVAFVVERDGETIELEVTPMLSERFVIDEKGQVVTDASGEPLAESAGFVGISAAAETVQQPVTAVLPAVGENVAGVAGIILNLPQRIIDVANAAFGPEERDPNGPMSVVGVGRLAGEIATIDEIPIASKAATMVGILGSLNIALFVFNLIPLLPLDGGHIAGALWEGIRRGFAKLFRRPDPGPVDLAKLMPVTLAVVVVFGAMSALLIYADIVKPVQLF